In Nicotiana tabacum cultivar K326 chromosome 19, ASM71507v2, whole genome shotgun sequence, one DNA window encodes the following:
- the LOC107818007 gene encoding desiccation protectant protein Lea14 homolog codes for MDLIDKAKNFVTEKIANMEKPEASITDVDLKKIGLGGLTFHAKVAVKNPYSVPIPIMEIDYVLKSASRVIASGRIPDPGNIKANDSTMLDVPVQVPHSVLLSLVKDVGGDWDLDYTLELGLIIDLPVIGNFTIPLSYSGEYKLPTLSDLWKGTGKEEEEKEETEKVREI; via the exons atggatCTGATAGACAAGGCGAAGAATTTTGTGACGGAGAAGATAGCGAACATGGAGAAACCGGAGGCAAGCATCACCGatgtggatctgaagaagatcgGTCTCGGTGGCCTTACCTTTCACGCTAAAGTCGCCGTTAAGAATCCTTACTCTGTTCCTATTCCTATCATGGAGATTGATTATGTCCTCAAAAGCGCCTCCAG GGTAATAGCATCAGGAAGAATTCCAGACCCAGGGAATATAAAGGCAAATGACTCGACCATGTTAGATGTGCCAGTGCAGGTTCCACACAGTGTGTTATTGAGCTTGGTTAAGGACGTTGGTGGAGATTGGGACCTTGACTATACACTCGAATTAGGTCTCATCATTGACCTTCCTGTCATTGGCAATTTCACCATTCCTCTCTCTTATAGTGGCGAGTATAAGCTTCCTACCTTGTCCGATTTATGGAAGGGTActgggaaagaagaagaagagaaagaagagacTGAAAAGGTTAGAGAGATATGA